The DNA sequence caattatattttatttacttgTGTTAAAGATTATTCTTGTGGTATTCTTACTGAATTTgtcataaattttttaaaaaagtagtcgttataaatatatttaatgcaaattaaaaaattttagaataaaattaaataaaataaaatctaaagatatttttaaaatttgtagtaaacttaaaagataaaaaattatatctctTAGGTGAATATAAAAAGActaataaattatagcttaaatGATATAATCTCTTCATTCTCACGTAGAGATTTCGGGTTCAAAAAATTATACCTTATCCTAATTAAAATATGTCatatttattatatacatatatatttaatttataaaatcatagattaataataatatataatgtaaCATGAGAAGCTAAGGTATAGTTAATTGAGTCCAAAGAAATAGGAACCATGAAAGAGAGATATTAAGGCGGCAAAATGTAGAGGGGAAAATGGTGGCCATTCATATTCTCTTTATGTTTTTGTGGTAAAATCAATTTCTCCAAATCAAATCAAAGCATATGGCGAGTACAACCACGCTCTTAGACCTTCAACCATGGAACTACAACTACCACCGCGCCTTCTCCCTCAGGATCTCCTCCAAGATCCACCGTGTCTCCGCCACCTCCGACCACCGCCCCGCCGCTCCTTCCTGCATCTTCGTTGGTCCTCTCGAAACCGCCAACCAAGAAACCCTCGAAGCTCTCTATTCTCAAGTAACACTAATCCTCTTCTATTTCCTAGTGCGTGTTGTCTAAAATTCAGTTTTTTGTTTGAAAGTTTCGTTTTTTAACATCTGTTGATCtgttttctcttttaattattattatgctATTTCCAACCCTAGATAGAAGGGAGCAGGTTCAATATTTATAGGTGATAAGTAAACAATTTTGACATTCACTCTTCCACTTTTCTCAATAGGCACGGGATGCTTATTATAGTGGCGAACCTTTGATAGTTGATGACATGTTTGATAGAGTGGAGGTAGCTTCCTAAACTACTAATTACAAAGTTCTTTTTGTATAGAATATGAACATCCTTAACTGAAATCAATGTTGGAAACAGTTAAAGCTGAGATGGTATCGTTCAAAATCGGTTATCAAGTATCCTCGATGCAGCATCAGGAGGCAATCAGCATATGCTGATGCAGAGGTAATTTCCCCCCAACCCCCATATAGAGTTGGTGATTTCCACTTTTTTGCTCATTGTGTTTCAGAAAGTTCGTGTTGTGTGTGATATGATGTGTTTCTATCGACTGCTTGTAGCTGATACATAATTAGTGGTATATCAAGATAGTTGTGTAGTTAGAATGTTCACAAGCGTTTTCCCCAATAGTTCGGCTAAGCTTGTAGAGCTTATGTAAACGTGAATAGGAGAACTCAACTTGTATACTCTTAAACGCTTACGAGTCAGCTTGAGAGTTTGATAGCCTTGTCCTCTATCTGCCTTTTTTTCCTGGCTTTTCTTCACTAGAATATTGATACGTGTGGTTGTAGGGCAGGAAGATCTGTCTATGGTTTTTGCATTGGCAAGCACATGGACCATGTTCCTTGCATTCGGCAGTTTAGTATGCCTTGGGCCGACATTATACACTGTTGGCATGACTTATCAGAATGCATTCGGTTCGGGATTATCACTTGATAGCCAACCATCTGGTCTAGAACTAACCATGGTGAATAACATATTCATCGTGCTATGTTTTGTAATTGGATACCCAATTGTTTCGGCTTCAGGTGAAATGATTTTGTTAATTTCTATTTTCTGTTCTTCATTTAAAGTCTTAATCTTCAAATTTGCATGCTGAAAATTGTGTAAAATAACAAGCTCTTCTGTTTAGTTCAATTGATCTAATtccttttatctttttaaattattcttattcttattattattttaaacagAGAAAAATATTCATTCAGATGTTGTGTTGTCACTGTATGTATTTGTATATTACTAAGTTCTAACCACCCTTTCTCACAGTTAAGGTGCTTCAGGGCCTGTGGGTGAATGATTTGGTGGCATTGAAAGGTGCATGTCCAAATTGTGGAGAAGAGGTAATTCCTTATGTGAAATTTTCTTGATTTATTATGTTTCTAAATTCTATCCGGCTAGAGGCACTCACCAAACTCATCCACACTGAGTTAATTCATTTTCCTTCAGGTATTTGCATTTGTGAGAATGGACAGGAATATCGACTCACCACATAGAGCAAATTGTCATGTGTGTGGAAGTATCTTAGAATTCCGCACAAAAGTAGAGGTAGTAAACTAGCAATGTTTAGATTGTTTTTCACTCCTCCAAAATGCAATTCATAAAACTAGACTGCACCCTCCAAAATATGATGCTGCACTTAACTTGACGTCATCCTTTTGCAGCCATCATCAGTCTCAAGATTAGGCAGAAAATGGGTTTATGGGCGGATTTACCTTGTCTCAGCAAGAGGAAGATTTCGATAGCAGAAGCAACTCATGATCTTTTTTCCACCATTTTTGAGTTTCTTTGTTCAATGATTGTGAAAGGGGAGTCTTGGAGCAACGATCGAGTTGTTTCCATATAACCTCAAGGTCACCGGGTTCAAGCTGTGGAAACGGCCATTGATGTAATTATCAGGTTAGGTTGTGTACATCACACCCATTGGGTGTAGTCCTTACCCGGACCTTGCGTTAACGCGGGATGTTTGTGCACCAGGCTATCATTTTTTATCAATGATTGTGTATAGAAAGGATCAGA is a window from the Arachis stenosperma cultivar V10309 chromosome 3, arast.V10309.gnm1.PFL2, whole genome shotgun sequence genome containing:
- the LOC130968419 gene encoding PGR5-like protein 1A, chloroplastic encodes the protein MASTTTLLDLQPWNYNYHRAFSLRISSKIHRVSATSDHRPAAPSCIFVGPLETANQETLEALYSQARDAYYSGEPLIVDDMFDRVELKLRWYRSKSVIKYPRCSIRRQSAYADAEEDLSMVFALASTWTMFLAFGSLVCLGPTLYTVGMTYQNAFGSGLSLDSQPSGLELTMVNNIFIVLCFVIGYPIVSASVKVLQGLWVNDLVALKGACPNCGEEVFAFVRMDRNIDSPHRANCHVCGSILEFRTKVEPSSVSRLGRKWVYGRIYLVSARGRFR